One Vicugna pacos chromosome X, VicPac4, whole genome shotgun sequence DNA window includes the following coding sequences:
- the IL13RA2 gene encoding interleukin-13 receptor subunit alpha-2 — MAFLHLDIRCLYTLLICTAFGSTLSSNAEIKVNPPQDFEIVDPGYLGYLCLQWQPPLSLDNFKECTIEYELKYRNIDSESWKTIITKKLYYKDGFDLNKGVEAKIHTLLTGQCTNGSEVQSSWSEATYWTSTQGNLETKIQDMDCVYYNWQYLLCSWKPGMGVHFDTNYSLFYWYEGLDHAVQCADYIKANGKNIGCRFPYLESSDYKDFYICVNGSSESQAITPSYFIFQLQNIVKPLPPDDLSFSVKNSKEINLKWSIPRGPIPAKCFIYEIEFKEDDTAWVTTTIENEIYFTRTSNESHRLCFLVRSKVNIYCSDDGIWSEWGDEQCWKGDIRMKTLVFFLIPFAFVSLFLLLITCLLLYKQKNLLKMIFQKKKEVFSHQETLC, encoded by the exons ATGGCTTTCCTTCATTTGGATATCAGATGCTTATATACCCTTCTTATTTGCACAGCATTTGGCTCTACTTTGTCTTCAAATGCCGAGATAAAAG ttaatcCTCCTCAGGATTTTGAAATAGTGGATCCTGGATATTTGGGTTATCTCTGTTTGCAGTGGCAACCTCCGCTGTCTCTGGATAATTTTAAGGAATGCACAATAGAATATGAATTAAAATACCGAAACATTGATAGTGAAAGTTGGAAG ACGATCATTACTAAGAAGCTGTATTATAAAGACGGATTTGATCTTAACAAAGGTGTTGAAGCAAAGATACACACACTTCTGACAGGGCAGTGCACAAACGGTTCAGAAGTTCAAAGCTCATGGTCAGAAGCTACTTATTGGACATCAACACAAG GAAATCTGGAAACTAAAATTCAGGATATGGATTGTGTATATTACAACTGGCAATATTTACTATGCTCTTGGAAACCTGGCATGGGTGTCCATTTTGATACCAATTACAGCTTGTTTTACTG gtATGAGGGCTTGGACCATGCAGTACAGTGTGCAGATTACATCAAggctaatggaaaaaatattggATGCAGGTTTCCTTATTTGGAGTCATCAGACTATAAAGATTTCTACATCTGTGTTAATGGATCATCAGAATCTCAGGCTATCACTCCGAGCTATTTCATTTTTCAGCTTCAAAATATAG ttaaacCTTTGCCACCAGACGACCTTAGTTTTTCTGTGaagaattcaaaagaaattaacttgaaatggagcATCCCCAGAGGACCTATTCCAGCAAAGTGTTTCATTTATGAAATTGAGTTTAAAGAAGATGATACTGCCTGGGTG ACTACTAcaattgaaaatgaaatatacTTCACAAGAACATCAAATGAAAGCCACCGATTATGCTTTTTAGTAAGAAGCAAAGTGAATATTTATTGCTCAGATGATGGAATATGGAGTGAGTGGGGTGATGAACAATGCTGGAAAG GTGACATACGGATGAAAACGTTGGTGTTTTTCTTGATACCATTTGCTTTTGTCTCATTATTTCTTTTGCTAATAACTTGTCTGCTTTTGTATAAGCaaaaaaatttactgaaaatG atttttcaaaaaaaaaaagaagtcttttctCATCAAGAGACACTCTGTTGA